In a genomic window of Cytobacillus sp. FSL H8-0458:
- a CDS encoding aspartate kinase, whose protein sequence is MGIIVQKFGGTSVGTVDRIQNVANRVIEEKNRGNDVVVVVSAMGKTTDQLVGMAREISPSPDKREMDMLLTTGEQVTISLLAMALIAKGHPAVSFTGWQAGIKTEAVHGNARIVNIDPGTIQGELNQGKIVIVAGFQGMTEDGSITTLGRGGSDTTAVALAAALKADKCDIYTDVTGVFTTDPRFIKNARKLHSVSYDEMLELANLGAGVLHPRAVEFAKNYGLPLEVRSSLEKEAGTIIEEEVKMEQNLVVRGVAFEDEITRVTIIGLPNSLTGLSTIFSALAKNHINVDIIIQSMTEAQTTNLSFSIKNEDLTDTVKVLEKYREQLNYDRIEWESGLAKVSIVGSGMISNPGVAAEMFEVLSVNEIQVKMVSTSEIKVSAVVENSKMIDAVDALHEAFKLSVSAIKA, encoded by the coding sequence GTGGGAATCATTGTGCAGAAATTCGGAGGCACCTCCGTGGGGACTGTAGACAGAATTCAAAATGTCGCCAATCGGGTAATTGAAGAAAAAAATCGGGGAAACGATGTTGTTGTGGTTGTTTCAGCAATGGGCAAAACGACTGATCAGCTGGTTGGCATGGCAAGGGAGATTTCCCCCTCACCAGATAAAAGGGAAATGGACATGCTGCTTACAACCGGCGAGCAGGTGACCATCTCTTTATTAGCGATGGCATTAATTGCGAAAGGGCATCCCGCCGTTTCCTTTACAGGATGGCAGGCAGGTATTAAGACAGAAGCAGTCCATGGAAATGCGAGGATAGTAAATATTGATCCAGGTACCATACAGGGGGAATTAAACCAGGGGAAAATTGTGATTGTAGCAGGTTTCCAGGGGATGACCGAAGATGGTTCCATCACCACACTTGGCCGCGGCGGGTCTGATACAACAGCTGTTGCACTGGCTGCAGCCCTTAAGGCTGATAAATGTGATATTTATACTGATGTTACCGGTGTGTTTACAACCGACCCCCGCTTTATAAAGAATGCCAGAAAGTTACATTCTGTGTCCTATGATGAAATGCTTGAGCTGGCCAATTTGGGGGCTGGTGTGCTCCATCCGAGAGCAGTTGAATTTGCTAAAAACTACGGACTTCCGCTTGAAGTGCGTTCAAGCCTTGAAAAGGAAGCCGGAACAATCATTGAGGAGGAAGTAAAAATGGAACAAAATTTAGTCGTGCGCGGTGTAGCTTTTGAAGATGAAATAACAAGGGTAACGATTATTGGTCTTCCTAATTCACTGACTGGGCTGTCTACTATTTTCTCGGCGCTTGCAAAAAATCACATTAATGTTGATATCATTATCCAGAGCATGACTGAAGCCCAGACAACTAACCTATCGTTCTCAATCAAAAATGAGGATCTGACGGATACAGTGAAAGTTCTGGAAAAGTATAGAGAACAATTAAATTATGACCGCATTGAGTGGGAATCCGGACTTGCAAAGGTTTCCATTGTCGGCTCAGGCATGATTTCCAATCCGGGTGTGGCTGCAGAAATGTTTGAAGTGCTTTCAGTGAATGAAATTCAGGTGAAAATGGTAAGCACGTCAGAAATTAAAGTCTCGGCGGTTGTGGAAAACAGCAAAATGATTGATGCGGTCGATGCTTTACATGAGGCATTCAAGCTGTCTGTTTCTGCGATTAAGGCTTAA